Genomic segment of Populus trichocarpa isolate Nisqually-1 chromosome 12, P.trichocarpa_v4.1, whole genome shotgun sequence:
aaagaaaatgttggCTGGTCCAGATCTTTCACAAAAACAAGCCAAGGAGCAGGATAGATTAAGTCTCCAAAGAATACAGCTGTATTACAAGGAATAATATAAACATCTAATAGCTTATGGAAATATAGGATTTTAAAAGATATCACCCactaacaaataatttatcatacCATGTTAGTTTTTCAACCATTCGAAAGATACAAGTAACAGAGAAACCTAAGAATATCCCATCAAGTAGATATTTCACAGTTTTTCCACCGTGCTACATATTCTCCTTGAACTAGTTTTAATTCTAGAATCAGCATtgaacaaaaattgaaatggaagCAAAATAATCCTCCGCTAAATTGGTCAGAAATAGCTTAAAATTCTCGCTATCTGTGGACATATCCTCACAACAAGAACAAACAATGGTCATATTCTCTGCTAGTGccttgcttaattttttttatcaaacaaactTCCTTGAAGCCACATCACCAATCCTTAATCCCCTCGAAACACAGAACTTCAATGTACAAAGTGAACATTTTCCTCACCAATTCAGATGacaaaattctaaaatcttTTCAAGCTTCGGTAAACTTGTCAGCATTTCAGTGTTGGACAGGAAGTTTGGTAGCATAGAAATACTGCATTTTGGCCATTGAGTTGTCCAAAACTAGATCCCAAACCTCcattcatctaaaaaaaatgaaaggacgGAAGACCTAGTATTTGTGGTCAGAACAAGATTGAAATGGTACTATATCCTTGTTTGTTAAATGTCTAGAACTATCTGAAACCACTGACAGCAATATAACAAACGTTCTGTTATCCtctgaataaaataatataatttagaaaGTGAAGATGAGAAACCTATATCATCTCTCAGATACAACTAATCCCACAATGCCCCCAGCAATTTCCACTGTTTAAGGCTTCTGGAACCATCACTTCCCTAACATGATGCCACCAGAAAGAAAACAGGAAATCCCAATTTAACAAGCTGTAAAAGGACATACCAAGAACCTGTTGAGCATTTAAGCGCTTTCTCGGATCTGGCTCCAACATCTGCCGAACTAGACTTTTAGCACTCTCAGAAATTTGGGGCCAAGGTTCCCTCTTAAAATCAATCACCCCTCTCAAAATCGCAAGAGCAACACCCTGCTCGGTCTCTGCcacaagaaatcaaaagaaaaaagaaatcaaaatctgaTGCCATCCAATCCCAAAACATTCTTATCACCATGCTCATCAACAATAACTAGGTCAAGTGACAGACGTACCTGCCCAAAATGGAGGAACCCcacataacaaaatataaagaataactCCGGCACTCCACACATCAACCTCCGGTCCATAATTCCTCTTCAACACTTCTGGTGCCATATAATATGGACTCCCCACTATCTCTGAAAACCTCTCCTCTgtcacaaaaaaatgaaaagttcaAATTTAACTCTCAGgaacaagtaaataaataatcatccaaaaagaacaaaaactcaCTAGCAAATCAAAACTGTtaacgaaaacaaaaaataaaacttaaacaatGATCTAAAAGCAATATTGCTCTAGAGAACACACAAAATTTCCACGTCCAAGAACAAATTTTTCCAGTTAACGAAAACTCCCACAGAGACACCAAATCTCggaatcaaaattaaacaacaagATTTTCCAGCTAACCAGAACCCCATCAAGACTCCAAATCTAACCCCGCCCCTCCCCCACACcccctaaaaatatatatatatatatccgcAGCATACCTGGCTTAAAGAACACCGACAAGCCAAAATCAATAGCCTTAAGAGCAGAATTCTCCTTCTTATTAGCAAACAAAAAGTTCTCAGGCTTCAAATCTCTATGCATAACCCCGTTAGCATGACACATCCTAACAACTTCAGCAACGGTTCTGGCAACATGCGCCGCAGCTCTCTCACTATAATGCCCTCTAGCCACTATCCTATCAAAAAGCTCACCTCCTTCACACAACTCCATAACCAAATGCACATTTTCATAATCCTCATAAGTAGCTTTCAATTTGACAATATTTGGATGCTCAGGCAAAGTAGACATGATTGCCACTTCTCTCCTGACATCCTCTATGTCCACAGCGGTCCTCAATTTCCTCTTCGAAATTGACTTGCATGCTAATGCTTCTTTATTCTCTCTGTCCGTACACAGATATGTGATGCCGAATTCTCCACGGCCCAGTTCACGGCCGAGTATGTACTTGTCGGAGATTCGTGGGCGGTGGCTAAGTGGGACAGATGAGTCTTTTAGAACCCGGATCGGAGCAGGTGAGGATCGGTTGTTGGTGGTGGTTTGGTGGTGGGGGAAGTCTTCTGAGTAAGGATTTGACTTTTTtggtttcttggttttggtttggtgtGTTTCGGTGTCTTCTGGTGAGGTGTCTGGTCTTACGCAGGTGTTACAGTTCCCCATGCTATTTTCTTCTCGTTCGAAATTAACAGAAAGAGGGAGAGACAGAGAGAAACGGTGTGTTGTTCTGGTGgtgttggaggaggaggagggtggTTGTCCAGTGGAAGAAGGGGGAGAAAAGtggtctcttttttttgttttttgaaatatctaATTTAATGACACTTATTATATCCCCAGTATATTATAAGTATGTGACTATTCAtcgatggtttttttattttattttttttatctattccCAAAAagatgactttttattttttgcggCGGAAATTATCAATTACTGCCATGAATACACGCCTCATCAAGCAATCATCCACGACTTACCAACCCTTTTctccatttaaattttaatttctttttactgGCGagtccctctctctttcttagaTAATCATAGTAAAAAACCAAACACTCGCATGAATTTAATTCCCTGTTGATGCTGATGTCGGGGGGGACAAAATGGAAGCCTCAGCCGTTGATGTTGCTCCTAGTTGTAGTGATAGTATTGGAGCAGGTCAACAGATTAGAACACACGGTGGCTACTGGTTGACCAAGAcctacaaaaatttaatttcgtAAGAATCTTCAATTTGAATTCCCAGTTCTGGAGCATCCATCAGGTTAACGAGCGATTGCATTGTGGCCTTCCTTTGCAGCGAGGGAGGGAAAGTTCTCAAGCGTTCAACATCTCCTGCGCTTCCGCGCTTCGTCTCTCTCTTCTTCATAGCAACTCCTTACAGCTTATGATTCTTGGTGGGTTAGTTGCAAGTGTAACCTAGCCTTCAACAAAATAACTTACTCAATCTActtagattttgaatttgttttttaataattacaaatTCGATTAAAGTCACTGGAAACTtatgtaattattaatttaattaaaaataaaatagtcttACGATGGTGGCAAGTATTCTATTAACAACTCCTCAATTGACTTGCTTGTATCTTGAATTGGAGTCTTTGAATTGAGCATATCAtcactaaaaaagttttaatttttggtgGATTATTTGACATTCGACTGGATTAGTCGGAAACTCGTAGTAACAGGTTTAGACTAGAAAAAACTCGTAAACTGACTTCATAATTCCATAGAAACAATGAAGAATGAGATTGAAGATGGAGGGCACCCATAATTAATAGGAGAAAACGATgtagcagagagagagagagagagagagagagagacccaGTCAAGACAGCAGAAAGTCCAAGGTCTTCCTGAAGCGGCCATCAGAGCAAATACCATCGCCTGTTCACAtggaaaatatttaagattcTATGATCAAAGTCAACAGAAATGATGAGACTTCTTCGCTCAAAAGCAAGTGTCATGATCGTCCAAGCAAGGTGGTCTCTCTTCCCTGAGCCCCACTTCTCCCTCCTCTATGCCTCACTGGGCTTATTGTTGAATGGCTTCCAAGTCAAGATTATTTGAGTAACCACGAGCATCATGATTAAATCAGATTTGCCCTTCGAATTACCAAACCATAATTATCTCTCAGCTATTCTTCTTTACAGTTGATATCTTGAGTTTTCTACGCTCTGCTAGTGCgtgtacttttatttatttattaactccTGGGTTAAATATAATATTCAGTCAATTTATTACTTACCAAATTTAAGCGTGGAGGTCGATGGTTGGTGGACTTTGTATAgacattaaatataatattcagTTAATCTACTATTGTATAATTAGTCCAACAAATCCTCTAAAACATAAAAGGGTGGAAATTTTCACTCGGTACCAAGACAACGATAATTATGGATTACAACAAcgataattattttgtatttcaaagaCAAATCATTAAACTTGTTCTTGGTGataatagtctttttttttttttaatcacccATTGATAAATCGgttacttaatattttttaaatatagtataataattaaattaatttagaaaacaacaaaaaaactaaattgacaTTTAagagcttttttatattttcgctTTCTAAAGCATAGTAAAATGATTCAATTACTattaaaagcaatttttttaaccGGCATACAAGGGCTTTTTccgtattttcatatttatttttttggttataatCGAGTTGGCAAGGGGGCAATCTGGTTATTAAataagtataaatattatttaaaaaacaaatgagtcgGCATGTAAGACACACCTGTGCCTTTCGAGCGGCATGTGATGGGGCATGCAACTGCCAAACAATGGCTTTCAAGGCAGCATTCGAATCATCGCGGCTGCTCCTGCTGCATTTGCTTTCCTTTTTACTCTCTCTTTCTTGGTTTCCATACCTGAccctctaaatttttaaaacaatcatttaatttgtttttcctttagatTTGGTCCATTTtcatttgattactatttgttttatttaaaattatttataaattagattttttttatttcattctccatttttttcatctttcaaatttcatccatttcttttaattgttatttattttatttgcgatactttttaaaattaattttttttaagatttcatccctctttaatttttcttcctatcagatttgatcctgatttttttaatttttattttttttttactttaacaaattttttaaattgatattttttttcgaatttcatcctttaacattaagttgGTTGTAAATTGACCTTCTTGATTGGATCAGGCATAGAATTTCACGGATTGCGAGTTTAAAAGATTAACCCAAGTTTAGAAGATTCACACTGGTttgctaggaaaaaaaaatttaatttgatattttttctcgGTTTCATCCTTCGACATTAAATTGGTTtagaatttagcttttttattaaGCTCGGGCCTAGAATTTCACGGGTTACGATTTTGGGAGATTAACCTATGTTTTGGAGATATCCGGGTttgcttgggtttttttttaatttttttaagctcatggTTCTTTGGTTTCATTCTTCAGaacttatttaattaaagattggtctctattatttttttattttctttttataggattttttactagttttgaAAATGACGCAAGTTTTCTagggtctttttatttgttttttgtgttaaatttattttttaaaaaagaaattctatttttgaattaataattaattataagtaaGAGATGCTCAAgtcatgatattttgtttggttcgttttttgaattgttgcTTTGATAGCGTGTACAGTCTCTTTCAGTGTCGTCGTGCAACGTTTGGCTGTGTTAGAACCGTTTTGGTGAGCTCTTTCTAGTGCTGGGGTAGTGTCCACGACAAAGCAACAATGAGtctccaacatgatttttttcttcttctcctaagtatgatattgcagtttattttttatagttaattattgtcaaaaaaaattattcaatctatttatcatcaatgtcttttttaaatcatattattaaattaactgatcTTATTGAATTCAGTCAAGTCAATGACTCgtatcttgaatttttcttacttatttGAAAATGCTACCATcgcttgaacattttttttatgctaagaaAAATTTTAGGTTGGCTTGTGACATAGCGTGAGCCACCTATCTAGTATTAaggctaaaagaaaaaataaaagccatttcttcttcttcttttttatttcataaaatttaatctcCACCACCCTTGTACATGAAAACCTTCCTTgtatagcttttttttatggGCTCATGCTATGCTTTATAGCAATGCTTTTTTTCAAGTGAACTATTTGGAGTGAAATTTTattgtctgttttttttatattgttttttctttgtatggTTAATCATATAGAAATTTACTTTCATGTAtgagagttttaaaaaaatgatgatataatgTAATTGTTAAAGTTATTGAATAATGTCTacatgttaattgtttttagttttagaaaaataaactatGTAAAATTTGTTGGATAACAATGCAAACCCCGTagatataaaaatccaaaaactcacAAGCAAGTTTGAACAAAATTCCggaaagttaaaaataaaatttgagatatAAAGCGTGACATAATGATTACTTTTAACTAAGataccaacactattggaatttGAACCCTTACTCAATGATTAGCGAATCGCAAATGAAAAGTATAAGGAAGATAccacaaagataatttttctttgataagtcaatttTAGTTCTTTCAAGAACCAACAAATATGAATTTTCTTCActcacataaatattattttgaaaccaaggtctaaaataaataaataaaaaacttaaatacaagctaaataaccctatttataataggtaaaaaaacatcctaaataattctggaaaaataataaaacaattctaaataaaatagaaaaaaaaagtcttaaatCAACTAAGAAACTAATACAATTCTCGCACAATAGCTTTTAAACTTTATCGCAAGACCTTCTTGGTTTTCAATTAGCCTAAAATATTAACCTAATATAAAACAAGCCTTCTGAAAACTTCTAGTAAAATGTTAGCTCGATCCAATGGTTGGGTTGAGAATTATGCTTGTTAgtgtaaaactatatattagaaaaaataacccaaaaccGCCTCTAGTTTCCTTGAATTGTAAGGAAACCTTACTAATgagaaaatttacaaaataaaatgaaacacgATTTACTAACATGTAAACCCttgctaaaataattttgattctcaTCACCTATGCTTTCCtcattgaaaaacaatctttgctaaataaaaatattctcctACCACCTACAACATGTTACAAGAGCATTTTGTCATGTCTTGTCTCCAATAACTAAATAAAGATAGCAACTAAAACTCCAGTCCTATATTTCGAACCAAATAAAACCATATCCAGTAACTTCTGTCTATTCGCACATTATCTTGTCTTTTTTGTCTAATCCTTTATGTCTTACCTCTTATCCAAACAAAAccttaatttctttcttatcTACACCTATTCATCACATGTAGAGATTATTGTGATTTGTAGACAAGCTAAAATACTTATTATATTACGAGTATATTAGTTACTTGTAAAGTATGCCACCGCTACTTATTTCCCTGTATAGGTATCACAACTATGACTTTAAAAtgacaatattattaattacattTAGGTTAGAGAGGGGAGGCAGGTAGAGTTCTAGGGTTATCTCTTTTATATCCTCTTGTCTCTGTTCTTCTCTTTCTACTTTAattattgcattttatttttatttttatttttagtgcatcaatatttaaatctaaatctTATTTGTGTTTATCAATTTGtatcatttgtgttttttttttacaaagagCAAATCAAAATCTAACGTGAAGGTATAACTATTTTGGGTAGTTAGTCAAAATAGAATGTGGTATTGATGCATATATACTAGATTTTTATGGTTGAtctatttatggtttttttaacaatagaaaatagtgattttatttatattatgaaCAAACCACTATTTTCATTCTACAccaagaatattattatttattgtttaataagataattgataatattaaCATTGTAAGATAGTCTTTCTAGCAATTACCAATCCTTTAACGGTTTCAGTGACGAAAAAGCTCCATTAAATCTTCAAATTTAGATTGTCTATATAAGAGATCACACATATAGATGAGTTTGAGTCATTTTAAAACAATGAGGATTAGGCTACACTACCAAACTTCGTCATGAAAGTTTCAAAACCGTGGATTAGTATCAGTCTCCTCTATCTAACTTTAAACAAACTCTAAACCtttatttaaataagaaaaaccatGACAAGTGAGGAGAACAAATAGCTGACATGTGATCATATAGATCTAAACGAAATAATCTAAAactatgaagaaaaagaaaaaagagtgattgcttgtttttcattaaagaaGTTTTATTCTTTGTCAATTAGAGATAGTTGAGATCTTTTGTCAATGTATCTTGATAATATAGATAAGTTCTTTGTTGATCTATCTTGTTCTTGATGTGCAAAGAAAGTCTCATTTTggaaattattattaagaagtaaaaaaaataaacaaaatcttaCAAAAGTCCTCTAAGActcaataataaagataaacaTTTATGGGAGTCATttgagactaaaaaataaaggaaagttT
This window contains:
- the LOC7484759 gene encoding calcium-dependent protein kinase 10 codes for the protein MGNCNTCVRPDTSPEDTETHQTKTKKPKKSNPYSEDFPHHQTTTNNRSSPAPIRVLKDSSVPLSHRPRISDKYILGRELGRGEFGITYLCTDRENKEALACKSISKRKLRTAVDIEDVRREVAIMSTLPEHPNIVKLKATYEDYENVHLVMELCEGGELFDRIVARGHYSERAAAHVARTVAEVVRMCHANGVMHRDLKPENFLFANKKENSALKAIDFGLSVFFKPEERFSEIVGSPYYMAPEVLKRNYGPEVDVWSAGVILYILLCGVPPFWAETEQGVALAILRGVIDFKREPWPQISESAKSLVRQMLEPDPRKRLNAQQVLEHPWLQNAKKAPNVPLGDIVRSRLKQFSVMNRFKKKALRVIAEHLTVEEVEVIRDMFALMDTDNDGKVTYEELRTGLRKVGSQLAEPEIKMLMEVADVDGNGVLDYGEFVAVTIHLQKMENDEHFRRAFMFFDTDGSGYIELDELRGALADEYGETDNDVLNDIMREVDTDKDGCISYEEFVAMMKAGTDWRKASRQYSRERFKSLSLNLMKDGSLHLHDAFTGQSVAV